A window of Ranitomeya variabilis isolate aRanVar5 chromosome 2, aRanVar5.hap1, whole genome shotgun sequence contains these coding sequences:
- the LOC143806874 gene encoding interferon-induced transmembrane protein 1-like isoform X1 yields MGSMRGTLPPLRSRYVPQKSPGEDSLICISEIMENCKFERELDNPPRYDAQTYQPLKEEVEFVSYPPQSVQSTVVTMMPESPPVQDHIIWSLFNTIYLNFCCLGLLAFVFSVKSRDRKLHGDRNGATSYGSTARSLNIAATVLSILFTIVVIIIFVIQVQYAVQAFQQVMEREREREKNEFDFGK; encoded by the exons ATGGGCAGCATGCGTGGTACACTACCCCCTTTGAGGAGCAG ATACGTTCCTCAAAAATCTCCCGGAGAAGACTCCTTGATCTGCATTTCAGAAATCATGGAAAATTGTAAGTTTGAACGGGAACTTGATAATCCCCCTCGTTATGATGCCCAAACCTATCAACCCCTAAAGGAAGAAGTGGAGTTTGTGAGTTATCCTCCCCAGTCTGTACAGTCCACAGTGGTAACAATGATGCCTGAGAGCCCTCCTGTTCAGGATCACATCATCTGGTCGCTTTTCAACACCATCTACTTGAATTTCTGCTGCCTGGGACTTCTTGCCTTTGTATTTTCCGTCAAG TCAAGAGACCGAAAGTTGCATGGGGATAGGAACGGTGCCACCAGCTATGGTTCCACCGCCCGGTCTCTAAACATTGCCGCCACTGTCCTGTCCATCCTGTTCACTATTGTTGTAATCATCATCTTCGTCATACAAGTACAATACGCTGTTCAAGCTTTTCAACAAGTGATGGAAAgggaaagggaaagggaaaaaaatgaatttgaTTTTGGAAAGTGA
- the LOC143806874 gene encoding dispanin subfamily A member 2b-like isoform X2: MENCKFERELDNPPRYDAQTYQPLKEEVEFVSYPPQSVQSTVVTMMPESPPVQDHIIWSLFNTIYLNFCCLGLLAFVFSVKSRDRKLHGDRNGATSYGSTARSLNIAATVLSILFTIVVIIIFVIQVQYAVQAFQQVMEREREREKNEFDFGK, translated from the exons ATGGAAAATTGTAAGTTTGAACGGGAACTTGATAATCCCCCTCGTTATGATGCCCAAACCTATCAACCCCTAAAGGAAGAAGTGGAGTTTGTGAGTTATCCTCCCCAGTCTGTACAGTCCACAGTGGTAACAATGATGCCTGAGAGCCCTCCTGTTCAGGATCACATCATCTGGTCGCTTTTCAACACCATCTACTTGAATTTCTGCTGCCTGGGACTTCTTGCCTTTGTATTTTCCGTCAAG TCAAGAGACCGAAAGTTGCATGGGGATAGGAACGGTGCCACCAGCTATGGTTCCACCGCCCGGTCTCTAAACATTGCCGCCACTGTCCTGTCCATCCTGTTCACTATTGTTGTAATCATCATCTTCGTCATACAAGTACAATACGCTGTTCAAGCTTTTCAACAAGTGATGGAAAgggaaagggaaagggaaaaaaatgaatttgaTTTTGGAAAGTGA